The sequence ttttctctctttccttgctttgtgagagatttcattgcattggtttgcatgcatttgcatttgttcatgggtacctaacatggccttgtagccgtgacccatcttgcattgcttagttgcattgtagacttaagtgcattcccctaagttgcacttaaggaggggtgttggtgtaaataatgattcatcttggatattattacatcttacttaagtttacttaggtacatgcatttcatagtagtttgggtatgagacacttgggtgtttgtgccacattgggatagtgtgtaggagaatttccaccttttatggtgttgatctttttgttacactccacattcagtgggttatccacctcatatggaatattatattgtttctcctacctacccacacctatttcctacctacccttgtttcttattgagccacatgtcatgtttgtgtgctcacatatccgtattgccttgcctatataagcagactcatcttcattgtatgtaattgatcgcttgatgatccagttgatcagtattttcatcttgatagaatacagtttattcctatcatctattttgttctctcttatttgtgctttcccttgcctcttgatcttggcaaaatctcacatggtatcaaagctggtccatgtctcacaaagGAGATAAGTAATAAATTATATAAGTTTTAAAATCTTAATGTAGAAGGAATGTATCTTTTGAGTGTAGATAAGTTGGTTACACCAATATGAAgaggaaaaaaaatgaaatattaataCCTATGATTTATATAAGAGCAATATGGAACCCCATGCTATTTTAAACATTAACCATTATATGTACTATGTTGAGTTATATGTAAATATTGATGTCATGCTACTACTAAATGTTAATTAGTGTTTTTTAATCTTTTATTAGGAGATTCTTTAATAAGTCATAAAGCTAAGCTATAATTTACTAAATTAAGGTTTGACTTTGTATACAACATCCTAACATACAactttaaacattttcttcaaacaAGACAACCCAAATCCataattaaaatgagattatatattagaaataaaatatatattgatgatattattGAAATTCATTTTTTATAATAAACTCAACCTGAACTAATAAACAATGAATCAAATCTAaacaattaaaattaataaaaagttCGTATaacttcatcaaattttaattaaaaacacacggtagtacggattgactaacatgcgcattttacaccgttgattttgcaataaacgactgcGATTAACTAACACGTCACTATCATACTGTACAAAAGATCTGTTTTGGAACCGGAATAGCTTTCACATTTTCAAGCATCTCGATGATAGTGAAGTGTAACATCGGTGGACGTGGTCTAACTGTATAGAGAGCCATATATTATATTTCTTATTTGGTAAGGAATATATGCCTTCTTTAAAAAGCAGCAGCTCAGTCTTGTCCGTTTTGTATTCCATTGCCACCAAACCACACGATAATAGGCTATTCTTTACTACCGTCAGAATTTGACCCTCACCCAGCTAAAATATTCAAAGACAATTCATTATTGCTCATCTTACGTAAGAGCATACATCAGCACAACGGCTAGCTATAGCAGCACTAGGGCCTTCTCCAGCTTACCTACATCTCTGTCTTTATGGTTGTCCATGTGATACACTACACCGCCCTCCAAAGAACTTTCTGGAAATCGAGCGAATGACCTAGAATCGTTACCCTCTAAAGTTTACCGACATGGGTTTTCTTATATAAATCTTTGTACCCTCTCTGCATTTTCATAATAAGATCATCGATAAACTAAGCTGGGAGTTTGGATTCTGCGTTTGATTATCAACAGGTATTTGAAGTTTGGGGGCTGTGAATAATTTGTCTACAGGTATTTGAACGTTGGGGTTTGCGTTTCAGCTTTTGGTATTTGTGTGTGATTATTTATCATTGTTATAATCAGTTTTATGTGAAATTATCTACAATTGTGCgagttttgggttttgggttttagGTGTGATCGCGATGGATCAGGTGAAGGTACTCAACACATGGATCAGTCCCTTTGGTATGCGTGTTTTGATTGGTCTGGAGGAGAAAGGTGTGAAATATGAATATCAAGAAGAGGTGCTCTCCAATAAGAGTGAACTCCTCCTGCAAATGAATCCCGTGCACAAGAAAATCCCTGTTCTGATCCACAATAGTCGGCCTGTATGCGAGTCTCTTATAATTCTTCAGTACATAGATGAGGCTTGGGGTTTCACGCAATTTCTACCCTCCAAGCCATATGATCGTGCCCTTGCCCGCTTTTGGGCAGATTTCACAGATAAGAAGGTAAGCAATTCCCCTATTATAGTTGGCACAAGCATTTAAGTAATTTAATGCATGTTTAACCATTTTAAGTTTGGGATGGCTTATTTATAATGTTATCTTACCCCTTTAATTGAAACAATGTTAAACAAAAATCTTGTGTGGCTGCAGTTTTATGACGCGGGAGCTCGTATAATTAAGTCTAAAGACGAGGCTCAAGAGCAGGCCAAGCGTGACTTGTTGGAAAGCTTTCAACTTTTAGAAGGCATATTAAAAGAGATGTCAGCAGGGGGATCCCTGCCTTTCTTCGGTGGAAAGGATTTTGGGTTCCTAGATATTGCATTCATTCCCTTTACTTCATGgtttcatacttatgaatctctTGGGAATTTCAAGATACCGTTGGAGAGTGAGTATCCGTTGCTTGATGCGTGGGTTAAGAAATGTATGGAGAGGGACAGTGTCAAGAAAGCCCTTCCCTCTCCGGATAAGGTTTTGGAATATGCAATACAATTGAGGAAGGGGTTTTTGGGTGATTAGATTGAATGTTCAATTGTTAAGGCTGTAAATGTGGATCGCAGCTATTCTAGTTCTAAAATGGATCTTTTGTACagcgtgatagcgacgtgttagtcaattacaaccgtttattgcaaaatcgacgatgtaaaacGCGTGACTAACACGCAGGGTAGTCAATTCGTGCtgccgttttggagccaaaatagacgctTCCACAAATGTGGGTATTCATTAGGTGAGTATATCCTTTGTAATAGATGAATAATACAAAATGTCCAAAAGAGTTCAATGGTACGGTTCAATTTGTTGTTGAACAATGAACTAGAGATTTCAGAATTGCATTGTTCAATTTTATTGTCGA is a genomic window of Cryptomeria japonica chromosome 7, Sugi_1.0, whole genome shotgun sequence containing:
- the LOC131050275 gene encoding glutathione S-transferase U19, with product MDQVKVLNTWISPFGMRVLIGLEEKGVKYEYQEEVLSNKSELLLQMNPVHKKIPVLIHNSRPVCESLIILQYIDEAWGFTQFLPSKPYDRALARFWADFTDKKFYDAGARIIKSKDEAQEQAKRDLLESFQLLEGILKEMSAGGSLPFFGGKDFGFLDIAFIPFTSWFHTYESLGNFKIPLESEYPLLDAWVKKCMERDSVKKALPSPDKVLEYAIQLRKGFLGD